CCACGATTCACACGAATAGAATTGTTTGCGAActtttggaaaatgaaaaattaaaatccgAGTGGATAAGTGATTTAAGGAAATTATCTGAACGTGTTCATAAAAATAGAGTTCTCTTTTTTGATAAAATGGAATTTTACCAGAAGAAATTTGACCTCCATTACGACTGGAGTGTCTATAAAAAGCAAagaggaattttttccttcgttccCCCCTTTGCCGGGATTTACGACATGCTGAAGGAGCACCATGTCTACATCATCGACAGCGGCCGCATAAACGTGTCTGGCATAACGACCCGCAACGTGGATTACGTGGCTGAGAAGGCGTGTCTTTGCCTGGCGGTCAAGCAGAAGGGAAAAGCGGGAAATCAAGGGgaaaacccttaacccgggtGAAGATATTTTAAATGCCCCTTCAtcataaaaaggggaaattacaTTTGAAGGAGAGGCTCCTATCTCCGCGCGttacctttttctcctttcccgcGTGTGTacaggaaaggagaaaacaagGACATATCATTCCTGTGTgtgtcttttttccctcctctaTTTTTGCACACCCCAAAgaggtgtatttttttttttggactttttttttacataggaattatgcacacatgtagGGAAGTGAATATGCATGACGCAACATTGACCTCTCCAAAGCAACGTGCAAAAGATAGTGATGGAACGAAAAGGGAAAtctgcccccccccccctttcaacAATAATGATCGTCATATTTGCCGCATTCTGCGAAAAAgtccccttttatttatacACGCTTCATCGATTTCAGTGAttacttatttattttatttttattcttttttcctcttaatttgagatgtttattttttttcctccccttttgtCTAGTTTGTTCCATCATCACAACTGACCATTCGTGATTTAAACAGAGTTTGTATTATGGGCTGCTGCATACGCAAGTCCGCGTGGAGTAAGATtatcaatttgttttttttccttttagtgACCAGACGCGTCGTCTGAAAAGTGGACTAACAATTCCGGTGGGGAAGGGCGAACGTCGTTACGCTCTGGAAACGTCTGCACTACTGAGAATCGCGTGTAAGTTTGTGGAGCTTACCAGAATATCCTATCCCTGACCCAGCGCAGCCACTCAGTGACCTTCCCACCCCAGGATACACCCCCCCCCACCACCACGCGAAGTTAGAAAACCAACAGAGggataaaaatgaactcGGAAAATCTATCGCAGAATTTGAAGAAGCATATGCAAAGCCTATTAATAAGGGTAAACTGGAGAGAAGTCCAATGAGAGAGAGGGATGCACATAGGATAGGTGCGCACTGTGATGTAACCAGTCCATATGGTGGAGATTTATCTCTGCTACTAGGGACAAATTGTCCATTGTTTGAAAgttagaaggaaaaataaaaaaattgctaacTGATTAATCTTTTAGCTGAGCCCAACCTCAAAGTAAGATGTTCTTTCTCCCACCCTCTTTGCAGAAATCCGACATACCCTATTACAACCAGAACAACATCGTAGATATCATCACCGGTGTTCTGGACAAATATTCGGATGCGAACACGAACGAAATTAACGTCGAAGTGGGTTTCCTTTAGGGGACGTTCTCTTGTTCTTGTGGTGTTGTTTCTCCtcgtttatttatttatttatttattttttttattttttttttttttttcactttcactCCACGGGGGAATGTATAATCCGTACGGAGCATTGTCTTTATCTTATTACTGTTGTCCCTTTTCCACGCGCAGAATGCcataaaaaacataaaagaaaatttggaCAAGAGCTTTGGAGCGGGCTGGATATGCCTGATTGGGGAGTCTTTCTCTTTCAATATTTCGGCGAAGGTTAGGAGGCGAGGGGCACGCGTATCCCAtttgtaaatatattatttgaGGCAAGTACGCGACGCCCACAAGAATGGATCACCAATTATACGTGCCTTCTATACCACCTACATAATGCTGCTGCCCTTCGTAGGAAAACTCCTTCCTATTTTGCTTCTATCAAGGCTATTTAGCTATCGTGGTGTATAAATGCTGAAGAGGGAGGAGGGGCGGGGGAGACAGGAGTGTTGGCTCTCTGGGGTGAAATAAAATACCTTAAGTGAGCGTTAAGGGAAGGTCTTGGGAAGCAGGGTAGTGGTGTAGAGTAAATAATAGGAATGAGAGGCGACATTCGGAACGTTTGGTGGTgctgctatatatatatatatatataaacaaataaatatatatatataaggtAAGGGGCCATTTAAATGCACAACTGCTCGTTGTTCTGGTGACCTCGAGGATAGAAGGAATAGGGGTGTAGGAAGCTACAGGAATATAGGGAAGGTTAATTGTTGAAAGGAGAATAGTTCACcgattttcctcttcacccCATCGACTGCGTCCCCTCGTACCTTCGTACTTTGCAACTTCGTGAGCACCAAAATCACaggcagaaaaaagaaatacgaTGCACCAGGTTGACCTCTTTGGACAGAAATCTGAACAGAAAGGTGAAAGAAAGTGGGAGGGGAGCACTCCTCTCTTTATCATCACAGAAGGAAAGAGCAAAACTAGTGCAGAGAAAAATGtaacaaaattaaatttgGAGAAGTGCGAACAGGCATCAATTTTACTTGACAACCTCAGTACATTTGAGGAGATAAGTAACATTGAAGAGGGGCCATGTTATAAGACTAACGCAGTCGATAATGCTTCTGTATTTAATTGGCAAATAAGGAATGTGGAGGGGAAGTCTCCTTTGAGTGGGAAACTCACAGAAGAAGATTTGATCTGCAACCTGTATAGATATATAGGTGTACCGGGGGCTGACAAGGGGGTTGTCTCTGAATGGAATTCCTATACGGGGAATGGTATCCCCAGAAACGGAGAAAACATAAATTACCATGCTCACATGGAAGATGGTGAAGAGGTGCAAAGAGATAAttataaaaggggggaaaacatAAGACATTCGCCAAGAGGTGACTCCATAACATCACACTACAGCGGGAAGATACAAGCAGTGTGCCCTAAGGATGGAAACAATGTTAggacaaagaaaaaggagaacgtAAATAAATACGTGTTCAATTTGAGGACAGGTAAGAAAGAACTgataaaagacaaaaaaggaaattttacgAACCCAGAAAAGACCATTACATATGTAAACAAATGCGATAGGAATGAGGTAGACTAtcggaaggagaagaagttgaaGGAACAAGCACGGATGCatggggaagaaaaggaaaaaatgaaaaagaacttcgaggaaatgataaaaggtataagagaaaaatatcaaacgcaggaagaaaaagagaaaaaactaaTAAGAAGCATTTATagcaaatatatgaacatgcGGAATGAACTCAGCAAAATGAAGAGCATCACTGAAAATGTAAAgtcggaaaataaaaaatttaaggaggaagtaaacaGATTAACTGCCAACCCTGTGGAGAGCACTTTACTCGATGGATATAAAAGCAAATTAGACGAATACATTGTCTTAGCTAACTGTAAGGGGAATAAGATTCAGCAATTGGAGAGGGAAATTGAATCCATGCGTTCCTCCGCAGAGTTGCTAGCCAGAAGGAACTCAACTTTagtggaggagaaaagaCGTCTACTCAAGGGCAATGAAATTTTGAAGAGGAGTAACGTACAGCTGCAAATGGATTTTGAAAATGCAAGGAAGGAGAACGAACAACTGAGGAACGAACTCTTTTACAAGGACATGAAAATGAACTACCTGGTGAGCATTTTGAATGTTGTCGATGAGACGATCCTGGGCGACAGCGGGTGCGGAGAAGTTCAACGGGGAAAAGCGGCTCAGGGGGCAGGAACGACTGAGAGAGGGGGCCACGAGGGGAATCGCCAAACGGACAAGCACACCTCTGCTGACGATGCGAAGAACAGTACCCATCGCCCCACGAAGCCGGAGGCGTGTGCCATCCAGAAGATGAACAAGAAAATATTGATAAAATCGATCgtccaaaaaataaaagacataaataaaaaggtccgcaggggggaggaaagaagagtGGGAGCGTTACGGAGCAATGTGGGGGTTGCTCAGGAGGAGGCATGCCCAGAGGTAATCAAACAGAATGACAAAGacggaggaagggaaaaacaaaatggaagtagCCAAGTAATGGAAGCCTATTTCAATTCCGAGAATTTTACTCTGAGCGAGAGTGTACGGGAGGCGTCAACGGGAGAAAATGCGCACGCAGCTTTTTTCGTCAATGTTCCTAACGCAGACGGCAAGCCTTTTAACCACTGTACAGATGAGTTGGACCAAGTAGGGGAGGACCCCAGCGATATTGTCTGGGTTACGGGGGGAGACAACAAAGCGGAACGGAGCGACGAGGCAGAGTAGAGATGATGAAAGCGCAATACGGGTGGCATGATGTAAGGGTCACCGGGGAAACTCTCCATCTCATCACTTtgataggaaaaaagagaaaaaagtgacCAGAAGTTGTACATTTCTTTTGCGCCTCGAAATAAGTGAATCTTAACTTTGCGCGcttaatttttaaagttttttttttttttttggggggtgtGCGTGGCCGGGACACATCACAATATGGGCGCGAGCTTACCCTCctgctttccgcaaaaaaaaaaaaaaaaaaaaaaaaaaggggaagaaaaaatatttttcgccagcggaaaaaagaaaaaaaaaaaatgtgttcttaaaaaaaaaataataatgttcttaaataaagaagaagaaagtttttttttttttttttttctataaacaaaaaggtgtccttttacacaaaaaaaaaaaaagaacattcttctttttttttaagaacattattattttttttttaagaacacacattttttttcttttttttccgtctgcgaaaaatattttttcttccttttttcttcctttttttttttctttttttttaaaaaaaaataaagaggacaaaaaaaaaaaaataataaaagaagtttaaaaagaataagaaataacatgaatatgCAAACTCCTTATTATCTCTgtttatcacataattaaaaaagaacaaaaaggggtatgcaaccaatattttttcttcccaaaacattttacactccaagcatatatatttttcccttatcacgACACTATAtgtcaaaattatttatgtgtgtgtgtgtctgttctttttaataaaatgatCTAACTATAACACATTATCAATGAAGGTTATCATCCATTTCACTCCTCGAAAAAACACCTTCATTCTCACAGAATgaaacttttaatttatatcctTAATCTTAAAGaataaaacctaaaccctgaacactgaaaacctgaaccctaaaccctgaaccctgaaaacctgaaccctaaaccctaaaccctgaaccctaaacctaaaactgtgagctctaaacctaaaactgttaaccctaaaccctaaaacctgaaccctaaaccctaaaccctgaaccctaaaccctaaacccaaaaccctaaacactgaaccctaaactgtgaaccctaaacattgaaccctaaaccctgaaccctgaaccctaaaccctaaacctaaaactaaaccctgaaccctaaaacctgaaccctaaaccctgaaccctgaaccatgaaccctgaaccctgaaccctgaaccctaaaccctgaaccctaaaccctaaacctaaaccctgaaccctaaaccctgaaacctaaaccctgaaccctaaaccctaaaccctgaaacctgaaccctaaaccctaaaccctgaaccctaaaccctaaaccctaaaccctaaaccctaaaccctaaaccctaaaccctgaaccgtaaaccctaaaccctaaaccctaaaaccatgAATcttgaatcctaaaccctaaaccctaaaccctaaacctaaaaccctaaaaccatgAATcttgaatcctaaaccctaaaccctgaaccctaaacctaacaccctaaacctaacaccctaaacctaacaccctaaacctaacaccctaaacctaacaccctaaacctaacaccctaaacctaaacctaaaactaaaccctgaaccctaaaacctgaaccctaaaccctaaaaccctaaaccctgaatccctAAAatctgaaccctgaaccctgaaccctgaaccctgaatcccTAAAATctgaaccttgaaccctgaaccctgaaccctgaaccctgaaccctaagcaCGAAGTCTTATACAAtgaattcttctttctttatttatttctttatttatttctgtaTTTCttgctttccttcttctttacttcttcttttttttcttcctatttctttttccttctatttcttcctactttcttttttcatcttttttttcccctctgaaagccttcctttttcttctcccctaatacttcctttttatcctctttaaactttctttctttttcctctattaagtagtcttttttcttttccgcttaaaccttctttcttagTTCTCCCTTTTATAatcttttgtttctttttttaccaattaaataatccttcttctctttcttccttaacccatcttctcttcttcttctcctttaaacttttaattcttcacttcagtcttccctttttttctccctttaaaacgtctttcctttactatttgaaccttctttcttttccttattaaaacctttttctttttcccctttaaacattctttcttttttcttcttccttttaaaccgtctttctttttttccttttcctttataccttctttcttttccataaattcttccttcttctcatttttttcaatccttcctttttcttttactttaGGAAGCTtaatctcttcctcttcccctttgaactttccttctattccttttctttcttcttttttttccttttcctaccttttctttttattgctttttctttttattccttttcttttccctttctttccttttctttctattccttttctttttataccttttccttttccttttattccttctctttcattccctttcctttttcttttctttgcttttctttttattcctcttctttcttattcctcttcttttttattcctcttctttcttattcctcttccttcttattcctcttccttccctttcctttactttttattccttttttttcttattacatttctttcttataccttttcctttcctttccttcgttCCAATCTGAacgttctctttttttccccctttaagaaacattctttcttcttttccttccctgtaaaaccttctttccttccctttaaaaaccttctttcctttcccctctttagaactttcttttcttcgtcctttaaaatcttctttttcttccccctctaaggaaccttccttttcttcccccctaagaaaccttctttcttttctcccttttaaaaacttctttccttcccttaaacttgccttctttctgtttctatcctttaaacattctttccttccttttaaaaccttctttttcttcctcttaaaccttctttcttcttttttcctcctttgagaaaccttccttccttctttccttttccccttaaacaaaactttccttcatattttccttccttcgaGAAAccctccctttccttcttatattaTTGTCTTTTTTGgcaatgaaagaaggaacagaaaagaaaaaaggaacgaattgaacagaaggagaaaagaagaaggaaataaataaggaacggaatagaacaggaagaacgaaataaagaaggaagaataagggaagagagtaaaggttttagggatGTTAAatttcagattccgggttgaGGAGTAAAGCTTGTAggatattagaataaggttttagggtatataagtaaggttttagggtatatgagtaaggttttagggtataggaataaggtttttagGGTACAGGAggaaggtcttaggggtataagaagaaggttttagggtataggaataaggttttaggggtatataagtaaggttccggggttagctttagctactttagggggggggagaggaaaaactccttgtagacagagaccggatactacgcaCCAACAGGATAGCAGATAGACCAAAACCGGATAGTACACACCACAACCGGAcaatagaagaagaaaaaaaaagggggcacgTCGAATAGGACGACGGAAGAAAATCgctaattttgaaaaatttaaggaaggagaaaaaatattctcattgctattattttttttcaattaatCATACAAATTGTAGAAGGCAACAACAAATCATGGCGGCATCAACATCCAGCAATGGATTCATGGAAGAATGGATGAAGACAATACTGAACAATAAGGGAGGGACGACTCCGACGAATCCTCAGGAAATTACGGTAAGTGGatgtaataaaataaaaaagaaggagaggtGAAGAGAAGCGCAAAAGCGAAAATATGTCACAGAagtaaaagggaaagaaaggaaagaagagcGAAAAGAAAgatagaaagagaaaaggaagagaagtaAGGaggattccggatttagggtttagggtttgaaggtttagggtttagggtttagggtttgaaggtttagggtttagggtttgaaggtttagggtttagggtttgaaggtttagggtttagggtttgaaggtttagggtttagggtttatatTCTATGTAAAATTCAGCATTTTTTAGggtgcatgtgtaagatttcgcatttttaggttgcgggatttataatatttttacaggtgtatatgtgtaagatttcgtatttttaggttgcgagatttataatattttaccctgtatatgtgtaagatttcgcatttttaggttgcggtatataatattttttcggtgtatatgtgtaagattttgcatttaggttgcaggatttataatattttacggtgtatatgtgtaggatttcgcacttttaggttacgggatataatattttacggtgtacatgtgtaggatttcgtatttttaggttgcgggatttataatattttaacggtgtatatgtgtaagatttcgtacttaggttgcaggatttaatattttacggtgtatatgtgtaagatttcgtatttaggttttgggatttaatattttacggtgtatatgtgtaagatttcgtatttaggttacgggatttaatattttacggtgtatatgtgtaagatttcgtatttaggttgcgggatttataatattttagggtgtatatgtaatatttcgtgtttaggttgcgggatttataatattttacggtgtatatgtgtaaaatttggtatttttaggttgcgggatttaatattttttcggtgtatgtgtaagattttgcatttaggttgcgggatttaatattttacggtgtatatgtgtaagatttcgtatttaggttacgggatttaatattttacggtgtatatgtgtaagatttcgtatttaggttgcgggatttataatattttaggatgtatatgtaatatttcgtgtttaggttgcgggatttataatattttacggtgtatatgtgtaggatttcgtatttttaggttgtgggatttataatattttacggtgtatatgtgtaagatttggtatttttaggttgcgggatttaatattttacggtgtatatgtgtaggatttcgtatttttaggttgcaggatttataatattttacggtgtatatgtgtaagattttgtatttaggttgcaggatttaatattttacggtgtatatgtgtaagatttcgtatttaggttgcgggatttataatattttacggtgtatatgtgtaagatttcgtatttacgttgcgggatttaatattttacggtgtatatgtgtaagatttcgtatttaggttgtgggatataatattttacggtgtacatgtgtaagatttcgcatttttaggttgcgggatataatattttacggagtatgtgtaagatttcgtatttaggtttgcgtgatttataatattttacggtatatgtgtaagatttcgtatttaggttgcgggattcaatattttacggtgtatgtgtgtatgatttcgcatttttaggttgcgggatttataatattttacggtgtatatgtgtaagattttttatttaggttgcgggatttataatattttacggtataTGTggaagatttcgtatttaggttgcgggatttataatattttaacggtgtatatgtgtatgatttcgcatttttaggttgcgggatttataatattttacggtgtatatgtgtaagattttttatttaggttgcgggatttataatattttacggtataTGTggaagatttcgtatttaggttgcgggatttataatattttaacggtgtatatgtgtaagatttcgtatttaggtttgcgtgatttataatattttacggggtgtatgtgtaagatttcgtatttaggttgcgggatttataatattttacggtgtatgtgtgtatgatttcgcatttttaggttgcgggatttataatattttacggtgtatatgtgtaagattttgtatttaggttgatggatataatattttacggtgtatatgtgtaagatttcgtatttaggttgcgggatataatattttacggtgtatatgtgtaagatttcgtatttttaggttgcgggatttataatattttacggtgtatatgtgtaagatttcgaaTTTAGGTTTACGGGATTTacaatattttacggtgtatatgtgtaagatttcgtatttaggttgcgggatttaatattttacggtgtatatgtgtaggatttcgtatttttaggttgcgagatttataatattttacggtgtatatgtgtaaaatttcgcattttGTGGGTGTATGTATAGGATTTCTCATTCTTAGTCTGTGTATGTGGgaaattttgtatttttaagGTTAAGGTTATTGGGTACGAGGATAGCGACTTGGCCTTCCATTTGGTTTTCTGGGAAatgattttctttttttcgcggaaaaaaagaaaaagaaaaaaaaaagaaaaaaaggtgggcttggaagatgaaaaggttttaagggtgttggaataaaggcAGGGGTCCTataataacgttgtaggggtgttggaataaggttgttggggtgttggaatgatggttgcaggggtgttggaataacgttgtaggggtgttggaataacgttgtaggggtgttggaataacgttgtaggggtgttggaataacgttgtaggggtgttggaataacgttgtaggggtgttggaataacgttgtaggggtattggaatgatgttgtttgtggtgttggaatgatgttgttgtggtgttggaatgatgttgttggggtgttggaatgatgttgttggggtgttggaatgatgttgttggggtgttggaatgatgttgttgggggtgttggaataacgttgtaggggtgttggaataacgttgcaggggttagctttagttgaggaaggggaggaaaggaaaagctcCTCGTAGACAAActaaaccggatactacgcaCTGACCTGATGGCGGAGAAACCGGAATCTGCACATTAACCGAATGGTGGGAAGCGGATGGCACAGAAATTGGAAACTGGGAAACGGAAACTATATGCCACAACCCGGGAAGAACCAACCCAACggacagagaaaaaaaaaagggaaaaaaaagaaagaaaaaaaatgttgcggagaaggaggaatttTTAGtatatccatatatatatgtgtgtgcacagTTCTAGTTGCATgaataattattttgcaaatttttccctgttttttttcattttttgtaggAGAAGTTGAAGGAGGATTTGGAGCGTACATTCGGGGAATTGAAAGAATGGTTGCGGAGGACAGAGGCAGTGGAAATAGCAACGCTATGTGGTAGTATTACGGCAGATCTGGCAGCGGGGGGCGGGGGCAGTGAGGCAGTAAGAAGTCAATATTTAAAGGAAATATGTAAAGGAATCgctgaaataaaatatttcacaaGTGGAGTGGAGAAGGCGAGGGGTATGGTTGGGTCGTCGCCGGGCGTGTGGGATGAGGGAGCGAAAATTACCACTCTTACTCCAGAAAAAGCTTATCCACGTTGTATTGTTGGGGCTGTCGCCCTGTCCGAAATATATGGGGACCATTGCTACTTGGAGGGCATCTTGGGGGAAATATCGTCTAAAGTGGAGGACAAATTAAAGCAGCATCTGGAGCAGGGGGGAACTGATGGAAAATCGAACCTTTCGGATCAGTTGTATAAATGTAAAGGAATAAATGGGATCGATTTATTAGTCGGTAAATCAATTCTTGAGaatgaaattaaaatttggacaaaggagaaaaggggcACTAATGGTCCCTGGA
This genomic window from Plasmodium knowlesi strain H genome assembly, chromosome: 4 contains:
- a CDS encoding dynein light chain, putative, whose product is MNSENLSQNLKKHMQSLLIRKSDIPYYNQNNIVDIITGVLDKYSDANTNEINVENAIKNIKENLDKSFGAGWICLIGESFSFNISAKENSFLFCFYQGYLAIVVYKC